The Torulaspora globosa chromosome 8, complete sequence genome segment tcttcagctcagtgcagcagcagcttatTCATTTGTAGGAGATTTGAGCAGTCAAGGAACGTTCCGGAAGAGAAGATTGCTTGAATCATGGCTAGAGCTAGACGTGGCTCTTTGATACAATGTGATCCCTCGATCAAAGCGCTCATAATGCAAATCGACGCTGAACGAAGTGACATTATtctggaagagctggatgatACTCACTTGTTAGTTGATCCATCGAAAGTGGAATTTATCAAGCGAGAGTTGAATAGGTTACTCTCCAAGAATATATACAATCCTATGGATGAGGACGAGAACAGCTGATGGATCGTTATTATGTCATGTTCGGATGAATGCCAGTCTATACAGTTTAAGTAAATTGTCAAGCAACGAGTTGACGACGGGCGCAGATTCACCGAGTCTATAGCCCTTCATTATCTTCtactcttcttcttgttagCCTGCCAATAATGTCATTAACAAAGCCAATAAAAACATCATCGTACATCAACTCTGATATTGCAGACTTATTCAGGACGCCTTTATCGGCTTCCTCGCTCACTTTTTCGAAGAATTCACTGTAGTGCTGTGCTGCGACCTCTTGAATCGCATCCATCAAACTTGCTACAACATCTCGGTCCTCGATGAACGTCGAGATCTGGGCATGGATTCGAGGCAGCTTTTCCTCCAACTGCGACCGAAGGGTGTAGTTATTGTCCACAATGGATCTTGAATCGCAATTATCGACATCAAGGGCTGCGCCAAAGAGCTGAGCGGAAGCTGTTTCAGTGAAATCTCGAATAATGGTACGCAGTTCGCTAATCAGCTCTGAGCGAGCATCAACCATGTTATTGACTACTCTAGGAACCAGTGCCTTTGCCATGCCAATAACTGAAGACTCTTGACCTCTCAGGCTCTGGCCCcctgtcttgaagaacgcTTCCACACCGGAGAAGTCGAGGTATGTCTCATTCACTGTATATTGAATATTAAAATTCTGAATCTCTTGGCGTAGCAACAGCAAGTTGCTCAAGTAAGATAACTTAATATCCAGGTTATTAGATCCGCCAGAGGAGGTTTTGACTGTGTTATAGGCCTTTCTCAGGGAAAGTATACAGTCATGGACGATGTGGTGAGCCAGATCGTCAAATACCGCGGCGTTCAGCATTTCATATATTTTTGAAAGCAGAGCCAACGATGTGATTAGAGGAGGATAGTACAATTCGAGTTTATCGACCACAGATGCTTTATCGCTGTCGGCACAATGCTGAGTGACATTAGACAGATAAGCCTGGACTATTGGATCGGTTTTAGTTTCACGAACATTCGCTTCCTCATTCGGTCTGCTTCTCCTGCGagagatgatgaaagagtCCTTCGACGGCATGTAGCCTACAATATGTTGCTGGATATAAATTTGTACCCTGAGTATCAACCTCGCCTGCAACTTCTGAACAATTGGTTCAAATattttctcaaactgtACATCTGGGAATTGGGCGCGGTATTCTTCAGAACCATCCTCGAACTGGTAATACTGCCTAAACAATGTAACAGAGTCACAGAGCATCGAGATATCAGTTTCTCTCAGAATTTTTGCTCTCACGGAATCATATAAAGGATCGCAAAGCTGGCATAACCATTGGGTAGCTCTCTCGCGGGTATACTCTTTGCCATGAAACTTCGTAAACAGGGCAAATTCATCGCTACACAGTCTTTCAAAATAAGTTTTGCTGTTTTGAATAAAATATACCAGATTCATCTTGTCCCCATCAAATGTCTCGTCGAGGTAGTGGCGGATGATTGGGGTCAACAAACTCGTGCGGGTTTGAAAGTAATTCTCAAAGCAGTCATTTAGTATGGCGCCAAGTTCGTCATGATATTTTGTATGTTTGACACTGTGAACTCTTGATATAAGTTCTGCGATCCTCGTGTAGTACTCCTGGGAAAGCTGCTCAAATTTGTTGTACACAAGCGCTTCTCTAGAGATTtgcgatgaagaggaggcCGATTTCAATCTTTCGTTTATACCACTGCAAGTCTGCCTCAGCATACCACTCAGATAATTTGCAATCAGCTCACATGCTTTAATGAGGCATCGCTTGAACCTAATGCTGTAAATCTCCGCTTCTGCTAAATCctgatgatcttcaagGAAAAACAAAGACTGATCAATTGTATCCAGCATTTTGTTAAACGAGTTTTTCCTGACTAGATTTGGCGATGATGCATAGTTCAAACGACGCATTATTGGATCAAGGGCCGTAAAATATCCCATAATCCTGGGGATATCTCGGTGCAACTTGGACAGTTGTTCATATTCTACATAGGTATCCCTAGTTCTTCCGATAAAATCGCTAGAGCTGGAGGAGATTTGTCCAAAGGTGTCAATCGCTTCTTCCAAATGGTCTTGAACTTTGGATACCTGTCGCAAAATAGTGTCGTACTTCTCAACTTTCACGTTCAACTCTTGCAGATACCGATTGTACCGATCATAACGGTCTAGTGTTGCAGATTCCTCGGAAGATTGAGTAAGCTTGTATTCCCTTGGACCTCCCTCGGTCACTAGTGCCAGCTTTTCGAGTTTGTTTAACAGATAGCTATCATCAAGTAATTGCGGCAATTCTTGGTAATCGAGTCCACCGGTCCTTGAGGCAATACTAGAGACTATTGAGCTTCTTCTAGTCCTGTTCATGAGAACACTATCGACGCTATATGTCTGACAGGATACCATCAAGCACTAAATAACAGTCAATATCCATCCATTATCAACAACAATTGAAATCGTTGATTGTGACTTATATCCTAACTTTATGGCCCATGAATCTAATTGATGCTTACATATGTGTCATTCATGTCTTCTCCAACCCTCGACGCCTGTAGCCACTCGATATCGTGTCCTGCCTCTCCAAGGCTCTATGTACATGCAAGGAATTCCTTCTCCAATCACCGGCCCAAACTGGGTTCCTATGTGGATTTGTTGGCTAGTGCAAGCTCTTCCCTTATCTTtgccttttcagcttgaaTGTCAAttccaagctcttcttctagcttcttctctaaCCGGAGCCTCTTCTCGAGcctttctttcttcatcctcgcAAGCTCTGCCTTGATCTCATACGGCTCCTTGGGTATCTTGTTCAGAGTCTCAGGATCTGGATAGAATCCTGGCACATTAAGCTTCTTATCCGTATCAGTGCCGATGTAATACATCACCGCAACAGGGGCAAGCAAACAGAACGAAAACCTGAAAATCTCTAGCTGTGATCTGGTATACTTAAAGGGAAACTTCATGCCCGAACACTATAGTCTCAGCAATGTCCCAATCGTAGTGGGAAATATCCTCAGCATCTCAGACACCACTCTAGTAATACTCATTGCAGAAGAAACCTCCGGTAAAATGCAGTAGTTGTTAATATTACCCGGCCTAAACACGTGATGCTTCGCCGATATGAACCAGCTATTGATCACTAGCGGTTATACCTATCATATCACCCGCTGACCCATTTAACGGTTTCTGCTGACCTCCTTCTTGCGTGTGAGTCTGGTTTGAACATTGTCTTaaggcgatgagcttcttcgGCTCATGAAAAAATTTCGAAAACAATCGAGGACCTCGATGggatgaagagattcaCTCGCAACTCTAAGCTAGATGTCTAacttcaagagattgaaaGTCGACAAAATGGTAGGCCAAATCTGTACTCATTCAGGGTCCTTCCACGCGGATGAAGCGCTCGCTGTTTACATGCTGAAATTGTTACCACGGTATAATGACGCCAAGGTTGTAAGATCGAGAACTCCTGCCGACTGGGATCAAAGCGATATTGTAGTGGATGTCAGCGGGAAATACGATGGTGTCAAGTTTTTCGACCACCATCAGCGTGAGTTCTTCGAGACATTCGACGATAATCATAAGACAAAACTTTCTAGTGCCGGTTTGGTCTATAAGCATTTCGGGCGTGAAATCATCAAAACTGTCCTTAGCGACGTCAGTGATGGCGATCTCGGCATCCTGTATCTGAAGGTATACAAGCAGTTCATCGAGGCCCTGGATGCCAATGACAATGGTATAAGCAAATTCGATGCGGAAGAACACAGCATCAAGCCGAAGTTTTCAGATTCTGCTATCACTATTCCCGGTATCATTAGCAATATGAACCCTAATTGGAATGATGATTGCTCGCCAGAAAAATATGACGAacaatttttcaaagccaGCGCTTTCATTGGTGGTGTCTTCGTCGATTTAGTCAATGGATATGGAAAATCGTGGCTACCAGCGAAAAGCCTGGTTCAGAAAGCTTTAGAGAGCCGTATGGATGTCGACAAGAGCGGGAAAATAATTGTCTTGGACCAATTCTGCCCGTGGAAGGAACACCTTTTCGAAGTGGAAAAGCAAATGGGCATCGTCGATGAAATCCAGTTCGTCTTGTTCGAAGACAGCAGCAAGACTTGGAGAGTCTCGACCATACCAATCTCTGCGAACTCCTACAAGTTCAGGAAAGGGCTTCCAGAACCTCTAAGAGGCCTGAGAGACCAGGAACTGAGCGAAAAATCAGGAATCCCAGAATGTGTCTTTATCCATGCTGCTGGCTTCATTGGCGGAACAAAGACCAAAGAGGGAGCTCTAAAAATGGCCAAGATGTCTTTATAAAGGCCGGCTGTTATCTTTTAAAGTAACATAATATTGAATATACAACTGCTTGTCTTGTATGAGTGAGTATCTTTAAAAAGCCGGTGGCGCTTGCCGTTTTTCTTAGtatttagccgccgaggtaAT includes the following:
- the TFB5 gene encoding TFIIH complex subunit TFB5 (ancestral locus Anc_8.211), producing the protein MARARRGSLIQCDPSIKALIMQIDAERSDIILEELDDTHLLVDPSKVEFIKRELNRLLSKNIYNPMDEDENS
- the COG3 gene encoding Golgi transport complex subunit COG3 (ancestral locus Anc_8.210), with product MVSCQTYSVDSVLMNRTRRSSIVSSIASRTGGLDYQELPQLLDDSYLLNKLEKLALVTEGGPREYKLTQSSEESATLDRYDRYNRYLQELNVKVEKYDTILRQVSKVQDHLEEAIDTFGQISSSSSDFIGRTRDTYVEYEQLSKLHRDIPRIMGYFTALDPIMRRLNYASSPNLVRKNSFNKMLDTIDQSLFFLEDHQDLAEAEIYSIRFKRCLIKACELIANYLSGMLRQTCSGINERLKSASSSSQISREALVYNKFEQLSQEYYTRIAELISRVHSVKHTKYHDELGAILNDCFENYFQTRTSLLTPIIRHYLDETFDGDKMNLVYFIQNSKTYFERLCSDEFALFTKFHGKEYTRERATQWLCQLCDPLYDSVRAKILRETDISMLCDSVTLFRQYYQFEDGSEEYRAQFPDVQFEKIFEPIVQKLQARLILRVQIYIQQHIVGYMPSKDSFIISRRRSRPNEEANVRETKTDPIVQAYLSNVTQHCADSDKASVVDKLELYYPPLITSLALLSKIYEMLNAAVFDDLAHHIVHDCILSLRKAYNTVKTSSGGSNNLDIKLSYLSNLLLLRQEIQNFNIQYTVNETYLDFSGVEAFFKTGGQSLRGQESSVIGMAKALVPRVVNNMVDARSELISELRTIIRDFTETASAQLFGAALDVDNCDSRSIVDNNYTLRSQLEEKLPRIHAQISTFIEDRDVVASLMDAIQEVAAQHYSEFFEKVSEEADKGVLNKSAISELMYDDVFIGFVNDIIGRLTRRRVEDNEGL
- the PET100 gene encoding Pet100p (ancestral locus Anc_8.209) — encoded protein: MKFPFKYTRSQLEIFRFSFCLLAPVAVMYYIGTDTDKKLNVPGFYPDPETLNKIPKEPYEIKAELARMKKERLEKRLRLEKKLEEELGIDIQAEKAKIREELALANKST
- the MYG1 gene encoding Myg1p (ancestral locus Anc_8.208), with protein sequence MSNFKRLKVDKMVGQICTHSGSFHADEALAVYMLKLLPRYNDAKVVRSRTPADWDQSDIVVDVSGKYDGVKFFDHHQREFFETFDDNHKTKLSSAGLVYKHFGREIIKTVLSDVSDGDLGILYLKVYKQFIEALDANDNGISKFDAEEHSIKPKFSDSAITIPGIISNMNPNWNDDCSPEKYDEQFFKASAFIGGVFVDLVNGYGKSWLPAKSLVQKALESRMDVDKSGKIIVLDQFCPWKEHLFEVEKQMGIVDEIQFVLFEDSSKTWRVSTIPISANSYKFRKGLPEPLRGLRDQELSEKSGIPECVFIHAAGFIGGTKTKEGALKMAKMSL